A genomic window from Streptomyces sp. HUAS YS2 includes:
- a CDS encoding helix-turn-helix domain-containing protein, with protein sequence MASNVNPTVRRRRLGQELRRLRELKGMTAEQVAERLLVSQSKISRLENGRRSISQRDVRDLCGVYEVEDDRVVESLMQMAKDSRQQGWWHAFGDIPYSVYIGLETDAESLRVYEPQIIPGLLQTHRYAEALITGALPESTPGEVEKRVNVRTRRQDRIRTQEHPLRLWAVIDEGALRRIVGNRQLMVEQLEHLVEQSQLPHVTVQVLPFDMGAHPGISGHYAILEFPDASDSSVVYIEGVTSDLYLEKANDVAKYSVMYEHLRAQALNVEQTRQFIERIAKEYASGN encoded by the coding sequence GTGGCGTCCAACGTCAACCCCACCGTCAGGCGACGCCGATTGGGCCAGGAGTTGCGCCGGCTTCGCGAGCTCAAGGGCATGACGGCGGAGCAGGTGGCGGAACGCCTGCTGGTCTCCCAGTCGAAGATCAGCCGTCTGGAGAACGGCCGCCGCTCCATCAGCCAGCGTGACGTCCGCGATCTGTGCGGGGTCTACGAGGTGGAGGACGACCGGGTCGTCGAGTCGCTGATGCAGATGGCCAAGGACTCCCGCCAGCAGGGCTGGTGGCACGCCTTCGGCGACATCCCGTACAGCGTCTACATCGGCCTGGAGACCGATGCCGAGAGCCTGCGGGTGTACGAACCCCAGATCATCCCCGGCCTGTTGCAGACACACCGGTACGCCGAGGCGCTGATCACCGGCGCGTTGCCCGAGTCGACGCCCGGCGAGGTCGAGAAGCGGGTCAATGTGCGCACCCGGCGGCAGGACCGGATCCGGACGCAGGAGCATCCGCTGCGGCTGTGGGCAGTCATCGACGAGGGCGCGCTGCGCCGGATCGTCGGCAACAGGCAGTTGATGGTCGAGCAGCTGGAGCATCTCGTCGAGCAGTCGCAACTGCCGCATGTGACCGTTCAGGTCCTTCCCTTCGACATGGGTGCACATCCGGGCATCAGCGGGCATTACGCGATTCTGGAATTCCCGGACGCTTCGGACTCCAGCGTCGTGTACATCGAGGGCGTGACGAGCGATCTGTATCTGGAAAAGGCGAATGATGTCGCCAAGTACAGCGTCATGTACGAGCACCTTCGCGCACAGGCCCTGAATGTCGAACAAACCCGGCAGTTCATCGAGCGGATTGCCAAGGAGTACGCGTCCGGGAACTGA